The segment GGCCCAATGACTGCTGAAGGTGGGTTTATTTTAGGGGTTGCTGATGTGTCCTGCTTTCCACTGTTGAGCTTTCTCCTTACGTTCTAAACTCTGGTTTTCCCACACCGCCGTGTTAATGGAGGAAGCACTCTGCTCATCGACTTCTGTCAGGCGGACATCGCATTCTGTTACACTGGAGTTGTGAGACATCGCCTCTGCCAGAGCTTTACCTCCGACCTGCACAAACACAGTACAGACATGAAAATGAGaggacaaacaaacacattggCTCTGACGCATGTTCATGTTAAACACGTCCCAGGATGTTCTATCCGAGGGCAGCTTTGATAACCTTGAAAAATCACCGCTTGGCAACTCTTGCCATCTGGAATAGCCCACGCTGTCCAAACTGCTTACAGCTGGCGTCGTCACCAGCGTTTGGTTGTTTCGTCTGAAACAGCCATTTCTATTTTTGCAAGGTGTTCAAGGTCACGGATATTGATGTTACCGCATGTTGAATTTCTGCTGTGTGGGTGACTTTTGATCCTCCGCAGTGTATTCCAGTCAGAGATACAGTATACCGTGCAATCTTGGAGAGAGCAGATAAAATTCCGATCCATCTCTAACGGGTAAACAACACCTCCTATGGTTTCCAATATTGTGTGTTTGCCACACATATTCATGAATAATTGTAAATCATTGTACTTCACAATTATTCTGTCTGTCTACTTGCCTCCACTGTGTCTACAGAGGCAGCAACATGCCTTAGGAgttttttaattatctttatTTAACCCTCatttaaacaggaaaagcctcATTGCGATTAAAAGGACTCTTTTCCAAGCGTGTCCTGGCCAAGACGGCAGCACGCAGTTGAAAATTTACAGACATAtcaacacacatgcaaactgaCTGACGCATCAGCCAATGCCCGAAAATCAGGCAGAGCATCTACAAACAGACGTATCTGCCTCCGAGTCATCCagcgtttttttaaaaagcctcCAATGGGACCATGTCATGAAGTTTCAAGTCTTTTTGCAGTTTGTTCCAGGCAAAGGGACCAGCTTAGATATAAGCCTTTTATCCCACCTCAGTTCGTTTCCTTGGGactgaaaataattaaaaatgctGTGAACGAAGGCTATAAGGCCCCGAACTCTTCAAGgagtgaacaaaaaaaaacacattgtttcaaaataaaaccgTGATTTAAAAGCGTCATTGCTGATAAATGTCCCCTTACAGTTCAGTTAAACTAAATCAACTTCAACTAACTTCCTTCTAATTTAACCCACTGATTGTTTTATCAATTTACTCATTAAATATTTGTTCTTTAAATGTCAGAAGGCAATGAATAATGCCCATATTAACTTTCTGTGAccatagatggatggatggatagatgttcATCATAGCTTCCAAATATTGACTATGGTGACCCCAAACCTTTTCAGAAATGTATACTTTTCTCATCAAATTTACCCTCAGATAGTTCCAAACTTAGTTTTGGTCAGATGTGGCCTTGTAAAATACCACTAAGATGTTCTGTAAATGTTTTAAACATAATATGTTACTCATGTCCATATTAACAATCTCAAGCATTCTCAAACAGAATGTGTGTAAAATGTGGCCTCAAAAGCTGCTCAGCTGCCTTAAAATGTCCACAAAGTTTGAACCCTTTGGATAAATGTGATAACCTTCCTGTTGAACCTCTCTCAGGTCAGATTCGCCCTGGTGTAACAGCAAGAATCTAAAAATAGGTATGTTGTCTTTCCAGTTTTCATCCATGCAGCAGTTTCTTTCCTGCCATGTAAAGTTCACAGCAGCCTTAAAGAGGTAAGTTCTTATGGCATGTTATTTTACGTCTTACTTACCTCGCCAAGCTTGTTGCACGACAGATTGATACTTCTCATAGTTTTGTTCTCTGCTAACACTTTAGACAATGCGAAAGCAGTGAGCCAAGTCACATAATTTCCTCCCAGGTGCAGGTGGGACAGAGTTGTGTTGCTCAGCAAGGCCTTGCCAATAGCCTGAGCCCCTTCATCCATCACTCGGTTGAGACGCAGGTTGAGAGACAAAAGAGGGGAGTTCTTGGACAAAGCATGAGCTATAGCTTTGGCTCCCGGGGCGCTAATTCTATTGTCACACATGTTGAGGACCTCCAGGTTACTCCTGGTGAGCAGTTTGCCGATGGCTCGGGCTCCGCTGTCTCCGATTTGGTTGTGAGAAAAGTCAAGCTGTCTCAGAGAGGGATGGTCCAGAAGGTGTTTCACCAGCAGCCGACACTTTTTATCATCGACATGGCTTTGATGCAGCCTCAAAAGCTGTAGACATTGAAAAGCAAGAACACTGTTGGATCAAATCTGTCACATTTGTGCAAATACAGCCTTGAAAATGCCCAAAACAGAGCTGAAAAACAACAGATACGCTTTAGGCCTCCTGTGCAAGCATGCAATGCGACAAAAAGTAGCCATAAATCAGGGAGAGGAATCAATATTCACCTTTAGCGTCTTACAAGACTTCAGAGCCTTGGCGAGGGATTCACAGTCTCTTTCAGTCATTTCAAACATCGTCCATTCGAAGTTCATGCCGCATTGTTTGACTTTATACACCAAATGTAGCTCCTCGAGGTTTGTCAGCTTGTCAAGCAGGATGCTAAAGTCAAAGTGGTGCATACAACCCTCATTGTCAATTTCCAATTCTGATTCATattcttcttcctccttctcccccTGGGGCTCTTTGATGGGCGGCAGCAGCTGTGCGATGTCCAGCCTCTTGACGTAGTTTTTGCAGAGCTGGACCATATTTAGAACTGTCTTTGGTTGTGTTACATCTGGGATAAAAAGCTCTATAATGTTCTCCAAGTGCCTTTCGAAGAACATTCGTTTCCAGCTGTGGCCATAATGTGAGACATCACAAAGGTCCCACCTCTGCTTGCAGCATCGCTTCCAGTACACACCGTCAGGGACCAGGTTTGCTGTCACATGCAGAGGAAGGGAAGGGGACAGTCTCTCCTGAATTAAGTCCTTCTGGATGGGTGGGAGTTCCTCGAATGTGGGCCTTTCTGTAACACAGGTAGATTTAGCAAAAATCTACTTCCAGTTAGAAAGGAAAGTGTGAATTTGCGTGTGATAATGGTGCTAAAAATGAAAGCATACCTTCAAAGTTGTTCACGATGCATTGCAGGCAGATGTTTGATAAACAAGGCACTATAGTCAGGGACCAGGCTGGGTCTTCAGCAATGATCCTCCTCATCTTTTGGTTTTCAGATTGGCCACCGGAGGATAAGACTCGGATTAAATCAATGGTGACTACAAAAACAAGAAATATTACATTTGACAACAcatattaaaagttttacaccACAGCAACAGTCGCTAGCCTGTTTTCGGATGCGTTTATGTGATGAGACTTTTCTAAATGGCATTGCCATATAAACGGTTACTGTGGACAAACGGCGAAAACTTTTTCTACTCTAAGAgcaagctaatgttagctaactTGCACCAAGCTTACAATTACTGAAAAGCATCTGCAAAGTGGAAAGAAATAGACTTTTAACAAATCGAAATTCAATGCTAACAAGCTAACATTTAGCGTTTAAACGTCAACAAATGGAATACCTGCTGTGGTGCGGTTAGCTGTCTCCCTGGAAACAGAACGCTTTCAGTGTAGTTTAAGGTTTCAGGGAAATTTAACGTGTCTCAAGGTTCAGTcgctgagagagaaagaggggtattTTTCAAAGATAGATATGATGCACCGAGAACGTGCTTTTGGCACTTGAAATCTTTCCAACTGTGTTTCAGAGACACCAGGAAACCAAATTCACCAAAATGCAGACAATGAAAGTTTTCTTTTCATGATAATGAGTTTATAGACATGTACATTTCCGATTATTTAAAATGCAACACTTTTCCTTTAGTGATTCCATACCtatagaataagaataataaataatagaagaagaagaagaaaaataatgatGACAAGAAATAGAAGAAGAATCAGAATAATGGTAATAAGAAGAACCACATCATGAACTAAACCagactaatatatatattaaatgacACATAATGCATGACCCTGAATCAATTATTAGATTAATATTCTGAAAATGTGattattcaatttaaaaaattgATCGAATCAGCACCCTAGGGGACAACCACATAATTTAGATGATCCTGTTGAATATTAATTCTGCGATACCATTATTTGAACAAATAAACATAAAGAGAGAATCCTGACTACAGTGCAGACTGCTTGTGTTTTCAGGTTTATCTCGGGCAATGTGGGGGAGCATGGATCATGCTGTGAACCACATTCAGATTTTACAAAACCGCCAGATGGACCTCGGATATGGACCATGGGCATTTTGGATGACAAAACTCTGGAGTGAATCCACCTATCTTACGAAAGGCAACATGAAGCAGGTGCACAGCCATGGTGTAGGAGGGACGAAAACAGAAAATTTAAGAGGTTTAAGTGTTATATAAAACATTATATATAATCAATTGATTTTCCATGCTGTGCAAATAACAGGGGTAGAGACTGTACAGCCTCTCTGTTTGTTCTTTTCTGGGTTAGCTATAAGAGCTGCCTGTACTGATAGGATAAGATGTTTGAATCTGACATCACTAGCTTGGAAATATTTCACATAAGCCTCAAATTACATCACAATCCACAGGGGAATAACCTACATAAATATACTGTCTTGCTCATATTTGCTGCAAATACAGCTTGTGGTGTTGCTGCTTGATGCTGTGAAAGACGTTTTGACAGGATATTTTCCAATGCATTGCGCTAAAGCTGCAGGACACAGTTCTTTTTATTATATGCACTGTATATCGAAGAAAAATACTTGTGTATAAGACTGATTTAATCTCAGTAGAAATGCctgaagattttgaaaaagactCTTTAAAACCTGCCAAGTTTAAGATGTGTGTTCATAAAAAGCTTCAAATCTGTACTCTGGAGAGAAGCAAATTTGTGCCTGAAAAATCCCCAAAACTGAACACCAAAAATTCATTTTCTTCATATCAGTCGCTTGATCTGGTCACAGTTCATCAATAATCTGGGTGACATTATCCCATGATCATACATAGATGAAGCAAAGCACACGATGCAGCAACTCTGGATCTTGTATGTATGTGCACAAAGAGTGTGCCGGAGTGATGGCTGTTATTGGCATCATGAGCTGGCTCTGGGAGTCGGACATTAGGTCGGACGGAGAAATGAGAGGCTCCAACTTTAGCCCCGAGGCAGTCCATCAGTGTCGCCCTCATGTAATTCGGCCTGACAGACACACGCTTCCCGCATACTCTGTCTTTAATGGACTGGCGCGGCATCAGCCAGCACAGGAGGCAAACTCACTCTGTGAGCTGATGTCCCAGTGCACTCTGGGTAAAGTCACTGTGGGGTGAATCACAGCATCACATTGGTGTAGTACAGGTTCAGTCGTCAGTATGCGTGTCAGTTGTTTTGGCATAAAACGGCATGATTCAGCTGTCAGATATaactgaaaaaaactaaaacaaaaggaaaaacttAATGAAATAACATACTCGTTAGCAGTACTTTGAGAGTTTTGTGTAACTGATCCCAGCATGCGATGGGAGTCCTGGAGGATACTATTAATCATACAGAACAATCATGAGTCTTAGTATTACTAGTTTGTATAGGTTGTATTTTCAGATGGTTCATTTTCTTTAACAGACACCAAGATGTACAGATGTTAGAAATACAGTAGTGCCAGGAAACTGGTTATCACTGGAAAAgacatacttttttttcttaaagattCCTTCTGCATTTAAATGTTATAGAATCAGACGTTCCTGAGATCGGTGTGGAATTCTCATATGTTTTCTCTGAAAAGCAGAATTCCCCTTGTGTAGTGACCTTAAAGGACATTAGAACTATGATTGTATGGAAAATGCAGAAATCCTGTGTATTTCCAATGCTTTCATTTCAGCCATCTAAAAACGTAAGTAAAGCAGTGAAAAAGAccaaaatgaggaaaaaaagatcCAAGAgcaaaaaaagtaattttattGTTTATTCAGTGAGTCTTACTGAAATGAACATTTCTCATAGCAGAGTCAATTAGTGTTGCTAACCCATGTGACTGTAAAATGGCTACTCATCGAGCAGGTCTTTCAAACAAATCAAAGCAGACAGAACACAATATTTGGCCCTTCAGACTGAATAATCAATAGATTCCCTTATTTACACCTGTGCTCTTGCAGTGTGACCACTTTCAAGTATTTCAATTATTCTGGGACATAAATAAGgaaaaagaaactgaaagaaTGTTTCATATTAATACAACAATAATTCTGCACAGATGTCCCTGACTCGACAGTGCAGCAGGATATAGGTTGATGCATCTTACTGAATGCATGTTGTTGTACATAAAAGGTTCAGGACTGAACACACATGGTCATCCTTTATAGTATTTTTAAGCCCCCCAACTAAAGCTTGGGCTGTCTACAGCACAGCGTGAGGACTTTGTGCTTTGCCACTGAAGCCGGAGCCATCACACCTCCATTTGCTTTCACAGCCCAAGGAGCTGTTGCATTAGTTGCTAAGCAACACTGTGTGTGATTACTAAAAGATAGAAGGATTTAGCACAAACAGTTTCTTTCCAAGATGAAAATCTATTTTCAAATGTGACACCCAGTCCTCGAGAATAGATGTGTAACattgagccttttttttttcttttgtacaaCACTACACTTATTTTAGTTtaataaatgggacaaaattaGAAACATTTCCAAAAACGGTGGCTTTTCCTGTATTTCAAATGCAACTTCTGTGCTTTCTTGAACAAATAAAGCATGGGACTGAACCATGAGAAACTACTCCTGAAAAAGTGAGCATTACGACAgctaaacatttatttaattatctGAAGGCTTTAAGTCAcacgtttgtttgttttcacgaGGCAGAACCGGTAACACATCCGGTAAACCCTGGAGAGTGGCCAGCAGGAGATTAATGCTCTTCATTTTCTGCAGCCCGCCAGCAAGGCAACACAGTCGGTCATATGTCGAGGTGACTCAGAGAGCAGGGCACCAATAAGCGACAGTGACAAGCGTCAGCTTCTATAATGATTTCAGTTGGACTACAATTATTTTTCCTTACAATGTTGCGGTTTAACATTTTATCAAACACACAGCATTAGTAGGTTGAATCTTTGTTCATCTTCCAGCAATGTTAAGCTGAATCAGGGACATCCCATTTTCTTTGGTGCttagaaatgacagaaaatgaTTATTCAATAACAAGCAGTACAGCATTAATTGGATTGCTGTAATTTACCGGGTATATGGTGACGTTTTGTGTCCTAACTTtcgaataaaaaagaaaaagaaaaaacgtactgaaacactcagtgtaggTACAGTGATGCTTATTCCTGCAAGTACCGCCAATGCTTGAACAAAATTGCACCCACATTAATCTAAAGGTCATTAATATTAGGGCTGTCACAGTGTCTGATTTTAACTACAAAATTATTGTGGCAAGAAGTCTGTATGATATAATGATTATCATCAACAGACCAAAGTGGTGGATCAGACCACCTGCTATCCATACGGCCACGTTTGTAGCAAGGCTACAAATAAAACCACCAATATGTAGTCAGCCTGAGACTCAAAGAGGATTGGGTTCTGAATGCCCTACATCTTCCTTAGAAAAGGTCAGCTTTCATACACCGACTCATGAAGTTGAGCGTCCGTCAGGGAATGGGTTTACTATCTGCTGTAGATGAGAATTGGGGGTTTATAAGGTCAGCAGTGAAGAAATCCAAGGATCTGTGTCTGGATGATATCAAAACGTGCATCACAACATACAGGCAGCAGTGATGGCGCAAATGCATAAAGTAACTTTATTCCTTTTGCTGAAAACCCAAGACAATAACACAACTAATAATTTTACAAAAAGAAACATAAACCTCAGCAAAATCTTGAAACGGACTCAGGTCGAGACCTTAACTTTGTGCGCTAAATCCTATTCCTGGAAGCACTCCAGGGAAATTGGACAGTCTTCACCGGAAAGTCCGTTTCACATTCCAGCCCACAGGAGAAACGGGGCTAATCTTCAAAGTC is part of the Odontesthes bonariensis isolate fOdoBon6 chromosome 24, fOdoBon6.hap1, whole genome shotgun sequence genome and harbors:
- the drc5 gene encoding dynein regulatory complex subunit 5, producing the protein MRRIIAEDPAWSLTIVPCLSNICLQCIVNNFEERPTFEELPPIQKDLIQERLSPSLPLHVTANLVPDGVYWKRCCKQRWDLCDVSHYGHSWKRMFFERHLENIIELFIPDVTQPKTVLNMVQLCKNYVKRLDIAQLLPPIKEPQGEKEEEEYESELEIDNEGCMHHFDFSILLDKLTNLEELHLVYKVKQCGMNFEWTMFEMTERDCESLAKALKSCKTLKLLRLHQSHVDDKKCRLLVKHLLDHPSLRQLDFSHNQIGDSGARAIGKLLTRSNLEVLNMCDNRISAPGAKAIAHALSKNSPLLSLNLRLNRVMDEGAQAIGKALLSNTTLSHLHLGGNYVTWLTAFALSKVLAENKTMRSINLSCNKLGEVGGKALAEAMSHNSSVTECDVRLTEVDEQSASSINTAVWENQSLERKEKAQQWKAGHISNP